One Manihot esculenta cultivar AM560-2 chromosome 6, M.esculenta_v8, whole genome shotgun sequence DNA segment encodes these proteins:
- the LOC110616763 gene encoding aspartyl protease family protein 2: protein MVLLSSLPQLFLLFLLFTFTNLCCSIPVNTSKDYLKLPLLHRTPFTSPAQALFSDIRRLSLLQNRPSFKSPVTSGASSGSGQYFVSLRLGSPPQSLLLVADTGSDLVWVKCSACKNCSNYFPGSAFLARHSSTFSPIHCYNPLCQLVPHPQPNPCNHTRLHSPCRYEYLYADGSKTSGFFSKETITLNTSTGRKKKLKNVAFGCGFRISGPSLTGASFKGAQGVMGLGRAPISFSSQLGRRFGNKFSYCLMDYTLSPPPISYLMIGGLQSSAVSRKRMNFTPLLVNPQSPTFYYIAIKSVSVDGIKLPIDPSVWSIDELGNGGTIIDSGTTLTFIAKPAYREILKAFKRRVKLPIAAEESPDFDLCVNVSGVSRPALPRMSFELSGDSVFSPPSMNYFIDTGDGVKCLAIQPVNSDDDFSVIGNLMQQGYLLEFDRDKSRLGFSRSGCAKP, encoded by the coding sequence ATGGTGTTACTGTCTTCTCTGCCTCAGCTATTCCTCCTCTTCCTTCTATTCACATTCACAAATCTCTGCTGCTCCATCCCTGTAAACACCTCCAAAGACTACCTCAAGCTCCCATTGCTCCATAGAACCCCATTCACTTCCCCTGCTCAAGCCCTCTTTTCTGATATCCGCCGCCTTTCTCTCCTCCAAAATCGGCCCTCTTTCAAATCGCCTGTTACCTCCGGCGCTTCCTCTGGCTCCGGTCAGTATTTTGTCTCGTTACGTCTCGGTTCTCCCCCTCAATCTCTGCTCTTAGTTGCTGATACAGGCAGCGATCTTGTCTGGGTCAAATGCTCTGCCtgcaaaaactgttccaattaCTTCCCAGGATCTGCATTCCTCGCTCGCCACTCCTCCACATTTTCCCCAATTCACTGTTACAACCCACTGTGTCAACTCGTTCCACACCCCCAACCTAATCCCTGTAACCACACTCGCTTGCATAGTCCCTGTCGATATGAGTATCTATATGCTGATGGTTCCAAGACGAGTGGATTCTTCTCCAAAGAAACCATAACGTTAAATACAAGCACCGGAAGGaagaaaaagctgaaaaatgtAGCATTCGGATGTGGGTTTCGGATCTCAGGTCCAAGCCTTACGGGTGCGAGCTTCAAGGGCGCCCAAGGGGTGATGGGTTTGGGCAGAGCACCCATTTCGTTTTCTTCCCAGCTGGGTCGTCGTTTTGGTAACAAGTTTTCCTACTGTCTGATGGACTACACACTCTCCCCGCCTCCCATCAGCTACCTCATGATCGGCGGCCTACAAAGCAGCGCCGTATCGAGGAAACGAATGAACTTCACGCCATTACTGGTAAACCCTCAATCGCCCACATTTTACTACATTGCCATCAAGAGTGTATCCGTCGACGGTATAAAGCTACCAATTGATCCCTCTGTTTGGTCAATTGACGAGTTGGGTAATGGAGGAACGATCATTGATTCAGGCACGACGTTAACTTTCATAGCAAAACCAGCTTACCGGGAGATTCTTAAAGCGTTCAAACGGCGGGTTAAGCTACCAATTGCGGCTGAGGAATCACCAGATTTCGATCTTTGCGTGAATGTGTCAGGCGTGTCAAGACCCGCTCTACCTAGAATGAGTTTTGAACTCAGTGGTGACTCGGTGTTTTCGCCTCCATCGATGAATTACTTCATCGATACAGGTGACGGAGTCAAGTGTTTAGCGATTCAACCCGTTAACTCGGATGACGATTTCTCCGTGATAGGGAATCTGATGCAACAAGGATATTTGTTGGAGTTCGATAGAGACAAATCGCGGCTCGGTTTTTCACGTAGCGGGTGTGCTAAGCCCTGA